The DNA region TCGAGCGGAGCACCGACGGCGGAGTCGCCGTCGGTCCGCGGCGAAGCGACGGACGACACGACACCGCCGTCGCCGCCGTCGTCGCCGAGACGGCTCCCGACACCGAGCTGTATCTCGCCGCTGTCGGCGACAATCCGACCCCCGAGGAGTACGAGCGAGCCGTCGAGTGGATGATGGCGAACGACGTGTCCATCGTCGTCGACGCCGGGAGCTACTTCTCCTCGGACCCGACGACGAACGGCCGGATAACCGCCGTCGCCGAGCGCGCGGCGTCGAACGGAACCCTCTTCGTCACCTCGGCGGGCAACTATGCGAACAGCCAGTGGGTCGGTGAGGGTCCGTCCGAGGGCTGGGTGAACTTCTCGAACGAGACGCAAGGAAACCGACTGGCCGGCGGCAACGTCACCCGGGGGACGGTCTCGCTGCGCCTCTCGTGGAACACGTCCGCCGACTACGACCTCTATCTGTACCGCGACCGCGGGGGCGGACCGGACCCAGTCGTCGCGAAGTCCGTCCGCCGGCAGAACGCCTCGAACGATAGCGCTCCCGACGACGCCAACGCCTCCGGAGAGTCGTGGGAAGCGATCGACGTATCGGTGCCGCACGGACGGTACTACGTCGCCGTCGACGCTCACAACGGCTCGAACGAGAGTCGGCTCAGACTGCTGTCGAGCCGGCAGTCGCTGGAACACACCGTCTCCAACGGGAGCGTCGTGGCCCCGGCGACGGGTGACGGAGTCGTCGCCGTGGGCGCCGTCGACGCCGACAGCGGTCGAGCGGCGCAGTATAGCTCTCGGAGCGACACGTTCGTCGACGTCTGGGGCCCCGCCAGCGTGCGAACCGAGTTTGGGTCGCTCGAAGGTACCTCCGCCGCAGCGCCCTACGTCGCCGGTACCGCGGCACTCGTCGCGTCGACGTCGTGCGAGGAGTCGATTCGCTCCGAGGAGATGGTCGAACTGCTCCGAGCGTCGGGGGCCGGTGACGACCGATACACGCCCGATTCGGTCCCGGTCGTCGAAGCGACGAGAGCCATAGAAACCGCCGAGAAGACCGGCGACGACGAGTGTCTCGTCGCCGGGTGACGTGGCATCGGTACGGCCGCGTCCACGGACTCCCCCTCGGCTTTTTGTACGAAGACGGGACCACTCACGAGCATCGTGTCGTCACCGAACTCGCAGCCGCCCTCCGACACCGATAAGCGTGCGCCCCGGCGAGAGTCGGGCGTGACCTGGCGCGAGGTGTTCGGACACGACGAGCCGTATCCCGAGCAGGCCGACGGTATCGAGACGGCCGTCGAGACGGCCGTCGACGGCGGGTTCACCGTCGTCGAAGGTGCCTGCGGAACTGGCAAGACGATGCTCGCGCTGACCGCCGGTATCGACCGAGTCCGGGACCCGGACTCGCCGTACGAACGCGTCGTCGTCCTCACCAGCGTCAAACAGCAACTCCGACAATTCGAAGACGACCTCCGGACCATCAACGCGAACCTCCCCGACGAGTGGCGGCCCGTCTCGGGGCTGACGCTCGTCGGCAAGTCCGACGTCTGCCCCTACAGCCGCGAGCGCGTCGCCGGCGTCGACGATTCGAACGTCTACGAGCGCTGCGAGGGCTTGCGCGAACGGACGAGAAACCTCGCGAGCGAGAGCGGGCCGACCACCGCGTCGGCGCTGACAGGCGAGGCGCGACGCGCCCAGACCGGCCTCGCCGACACCGGCGCGGGCGGTCCCTCCTACCTCCAGGCGGCGGGCGAACCGACGCCGTACCTCCCTGAGATGCCCGAGCACGGCGACACCGAGTTCTGCCCCTTCTACGCGCAGTTCCTCGACGACCTGCCCGAGGACGGCGACCCAGTCGAGGCAGTACCGTTCGACTTCGAGGACGCCGGACTGCTGGAACCCTCGGACCTCGTCTCGCTCTCGGCGGGCTTTGGCACCTGCCCTCACTCGACGATGGGTGCGGTACTTCCCCACGTGGAGGTCGTTCTCGGTAACTACTACCACGCGTTCGACCCGACGACGGTAGCGACCTTCACGGGCCCGTTGGTCGACGAGACGACGTTTCTCGTCTGCGACGAGGCGCACATGCTCGAACCCCGCGTCCGCGACCTGGTGAGTTCCGGCGTCGGCGACCGGAGCCTCCGCGACGCCGAGAACGAGGTGACGCGCGTCATCCAACCCGTCGAGTTCGACGAGGCCGGACAGGAGATGCGCGGGTCGACCGCCGACGCCGACCTCGTCCGCGGCGAACTGAAGAAGAGCGACGTGACGCTCCGCGAACTGAAGGAGACGCGCAACTTCCTCCGCGACCTCCGCGAGGAACTCGACCGCCGGGTAACCGCCCACCTTGACGGCGAGGTACCGGATTGGAGAGCGGACCTCACGAGACTGGACGACGCCGAAATCCCGCTCCGGGACCCCGAGGAACCCGGGGTCGACGAGATAACCGAGTGGGCCGAGGAGGCCGGATACGACGGCGGGACGTGGGTGCGCGCTCAGACGGTGGGAGCGGTCGTCGGTCGTATCCTGAACTCGGCGGAGGAGGACGACAAACAGCGGGCCGCGCCGGGCGTCGGCCGCGTGCTCGGCGAGTGGTACCGCTGCGACCACGAGCGCTACTTCCGCGAACTCGAACTGGAGCGGACGTGGGACGAGATGGAGCCACCGGACTCGTGGCGACGGGCGTACAACGCGCGCCTCGCGCTCTACAACTGCGTTCCCTCCGACGCCATCGGCGACCGCCTCGCCGAGTTCGGCGGCGGCGTGCTGATGAGCGCGACGCTCGCACCGATGGATATCTTCCGGACCGTCTCGGGACTCGACGCGCTCGCCGACTCGGGTCGGCCGGTCGAGGAGCGAACGTACGGGCTGACGTTCCCCGAGGCGAACCGTGCGAGTTTCGCCGTCGACGCACCGAAGTTCACCTACGCGAACCGCGGCGCACCGGACGAAGAGAACCCCACGCGGCAGGCGTACGCGGACGCCGTCTCGGAGGTCGCACGGTCGCCCGGCAACGTCCTCGTCGGGATGCCGAGTTACGGCGAGGCCGAGTGGATGGCCGGGGTGCTCGAACGCCGCGTTGACAAGCCCGTTCTCCTCGACGAGTCGAGCGACGACGGGACGACCGAGTCGCTGAAAGCCGAGTTCTTCGGCGGCGAGGGGAAGGTGCTCGTCACGAGTCTGCGAGGGACGTTGACCGAGGGCGTCGACTACCGAGGCGACCGCCTCTCGGCGGCGGTCGTCTGCGGCGTCCCGCTCGTCAACACGTCGAGCCCTCGGACGAAGGCGGTGAAGACGGCGTACGACCGCGCCTTCGACGGGTCGGGCTTCGAGACGGCACTGACGGTGCCGGCGGTCAGAAAAGCGCGGCAGGCAATCGGCCGCGTCATCCGCGGCGACGACGAGGTGGGGGTGCGCGTCTTCGTCGACGCGCGCTACGCTCGCGAGTCGTGGAACGGCGTGCGGGAGTACTTCCCCGACTACGAGCGCGAGGAGTTCCAGCCGGTAAGCCCGGACATGCTCGGCTTCGGACTGGAGCGGTTCTGGTCGAGTCGCTGAGCGGTTAGTCGTCGTAACGCCCGGTCAGTCGACGTCGTACGCTTCGCGGCAGTCGTCGCCACAGAAGTGGCGATGCTGGACCTCGCTCTCTTCGACCCACGCGACGACGCGGTGCGTCGACGACTGGAGAATCGTTTCGCCGCAGTTCGCACACTCGGGGGCGGTCTCCTCGTCTACGTCGTCGCCGAGCGGCGAAGTGGGTTCGACCATGTCGTCGCTGTAGGTCACCGGGACACTTTACCGCTGTCGTAGAAGCCTCTTCCGCCGACGCGTGTTCGTGATTTGGCGGCTCACCCGCCCGAGGGGTGGGCGACCGTCCGCTCGGTCCGCGGCGTCACGTCGTCGACGACGCGGACGCGGCCGTCGGGCCACCGCGTGATCAGGCGCGTCGGCGCCGCGTCTCCGAGGCCGAAGTGCGCGACCGGTTCCGCTTGGCTGTGGCCACCGCATCCCGCGTCGATGAGTCGCGACTGTGTACCGTCGGTCGTCTCCAACGTGACCGTCGCGCCGCGGGCGGGTGCGCCCGCCTCAGTAAGCGGTTTGGCTCTGAGCCAGTCGTCGTCGTTCGGCGCGGCGAACAGCGACAGCGGCTGCGACCCGGCCTCACCGTGGACGACCAGCAGTTCGAGGGTGCCGTCACCGTCGAAATCCGCGACCGTCACGCTGGTGCCCAGCCCTCTCGGTTCGAGCGCTTCGCCCGCGCTGACCCGTCGCCACGCGCCGTCGCTTCGGGTGAACAGGCGGTTCGGCGCACCGAGGGCGTTGACGAACAGTTCGAGCGACCCGTCGTTGTCGAAATCGGCGGCGACAACTGAACGAGTACGGGTCGGCTGGGTGAATTCTGGCGGGGCGACGTCGCGGAAGCGGTCGCCGGAGCGCGCGAACAGCCGGGTCGGCCCCTCCCAGTTGCCGCAGACGAACTCGCCGGTCGGCTCCGTCCCCGCACCGACGAACGAGAGACAGCGAGCGTCGCAGGAGGCGTCGGCGACGCCGCTTCGGGTAGCCACGTCCGTGAACTGGCCGCCATCGTTTCGCAGCAGCCGGTTCGGGCCGCGTTCGGTCGCCGCGAACACGTCCATCCGATCGGTGACGAGCGGGCCGCTCGCGAGCGCTCGAACGTCGGCGGCGACGTCCAACCCGACCGACTCGGCCATGTCGGTCACCTCCCGGTCGTCGCCGAGTTCGTAACACCGCATCGACGACCCGTTGCCCGCGACGAGCATCCCGTAGCGCCCGGTACCGTGGCGGTCGACGGCCGCGACCGACCAGCCGTTGCGTCGGTTACTCCGACCCGTGTTGACGTCGAGCGAGAAGGCGTCCGTCCACTCCGTGCCGTCGCAGTCGAAGAGGCGGTCGAGGGCCCCGTCGGTCCGACCGTAGCCGCCGGCGTTCTGGACGTACACCTCCTCGCGGCCGTCGCCGTCGAGGTCGGCGGCCGCGACGGCGATGCCGCGCCGCCGCTTGTCGGCGATGATGCCGGTGGCGATATCGACGAGCGCGCCACCGTCTCCCTCGCTCTCGTCCCACTGGAGGAGTTTGTTCGCACCGCTACTAGAGGTGACGTACGTGAGCGACCCCTGGGGACCGGCGGTGACCGCAGCGCCGTACCCCTTGAACGAGGGGGTGTCAGCGAGCAGGTCCGAACGCGCCTCGAACACATCTGTTTCAGCCGGTCCGGCTATAAGAGTGGACGGTCTCGGTTTCCGTCGTCAGGTTCAAAGCCGTCGTCGTCTTCGGGAATTCGGTGTGAGAGTCGGGTGGCGGCGTCTCCGCCTCAGTTCAGCACAGCGTCGAAAATCGCTCTCACGCGAGCACTCGGTGTCATCGAATCGAGTTCCCCGTCAATATCTATCTCGCCGAGCGACTCGGCGAACTCAGGACGTCGCCGGAGCGTCGCCACGTGGTAGAGATACGAGAGGCGAAGGAGCCACCGAGCGGCGTCAAGGTCGGCGTCGGTCCGAATCCGGAACGTCGTCCATCCCGAATCGGGGACGACGTGATGTTCGCTCGTCCTGCCCTCGTCGACTAGCGTGTCACGGAGCCGTTTCGGGTAGTTGATGTCGAGGATGCCGAATCGGTGAACGTGCCCGATTTCACGGGTGCCGAGCGTGAACTCGTTCCCGTCGAAGCGGTGCGGGGAGACGCCAACGCCGAGCCACGCCGAGGCGTCGGCGGTGAGTCGGTCGACGAGCTGTTCTCGTGTGGATGTGGTCGAACTCATACGGACGATACGCTGGCAGCCGAGATAACGGGCGCGTGAGATGGTGTTACTGCGTGCTACAGAACGCGAACGCGTCCGATTTCTGGGCCGTGAGAAACGCTCGGAGTTGCTCACCACCGGTATTGCTCACTATAGAGCGCTCTTAGCAGCGATTATGTACCCGACTGTGGGACATCCTCTCACCCGGTTACGGGGCACCTTTTCATGAGCCTGCACACGAGCGACGACCTGTCCGACGTTTCTCCCGCACACGACTCCCGGCTGGACGGCCGCGCGTTCGGCTCCACAGCGTCACGGTTCGGTACGAGAACGCTCCCGATCGGTGTACCATCTATCCCCGGGATACGCCCGCCGAAGAACGGGTAACCGTCTGGCTCACCGCCGACCTCAGCGCGTTCGTCGGTCTCGAAGCGAGGCGGTAACCCGGTTTCCTCAGTTCTCGCCGCGCCAACGCGCGTCCGACCAGCTACCGAACCGTCAGGAACTGAGCGTCGTCACCGTCTCGGAGATGACCTCCACACCGATGGCCAAACTTCGTTCGTCGACGTCGAACCTGCTCGAGTGATGTGGTGCAGGGTGGTCGGTACCGACGATTGCGTACGAGACCGTCCCACCCTGTTCCTCGACTGCCTTCATGAGGTATGTGGCGTCCTCGCTCGCTCCGAACTCACTCGTCTCCGTGACGTTCGTGACAGAACCATGTTTCCGTGCGACGTCGGCGATAGTCCTGCTGAACTCGAGGTCGCTGTCGGCTCGCGGCGCTTCGCCCGTGACCTCGAACTCGCCGACGCAGGAGTGCATTTCGGCGGCCGCGTCGATGATCCGTTCTGTCTCCCCGTGCAGGAACCCGAGGAGTTCGTTCGTTTCCCCCCGGACTTCGCCTTCGATACGCACCTCCTCCGCGATGATGTTCTGCGCAGTTCCGCCGTCGATACGGCCGACGTTGATTCGGGTCATCCCGTCGGCGTGACGGGGTATCGAGTACAGGTTCTGGACGGCTGTCGACGCCGCTTGCATGGCGTTGCGCCCCCGATTCGGATTCTTCCCCGAGTGGGCGGACTCGCCGTGGAATCGAGCCTCGAAGTTCGCGACGGCGAGCGGTTTCACGATTCCACCGACGACGTCTCCCGTCGGGTGACCCAGACCGACGTGGAGCCCGAGGAAGTAGTCGATGTCGTCGGTGTGCCGAGAGAGCGCCATCGGTTTTCCACCGCCGGCGCGCTCCTCGGCAGGCTGGAAGACGAGCTTGAACGTCCCGTCGAACTCGTCGCTCCGCTTCACGGCTTCGAACACGCCGAGCCCGATCGTAATATGCGCGTCGTGACCACAGGCGTGCATCACGCCTTCGTTCGTCGACCGAAACCCCTCGACGGAGGGTACGTGTTCCGAATCGTCCGCTTCCCGTTGAGGGAGCGCGTCGATATCGACGCGGAGAGCGACCGTCGGGCCGTCAGTCCCCTTCTCGAGGACCGCGATGGCCCCGGTGTGTCCGCCATCTGTCGATTCCAGGACGTCCGGCCGTGCTCCGGCGTCTGCGGCACTGTCGTGCCACTCCTGGAGCGTCGCGCTGTCCGGAAGGGCCATCCGATGTTCGCTCGCGTACGCCTCCGCTCCGATATGGAGTCGGTCGACGCCGATTCGTTCTACCTCGTCGACGATGCGACTCGTCGTGTAGTACTCACACCACGCGGGCTCCGGGTACCGGTGGAACTGCCGGCGAAGCTCACGCAATCGGTCCCGAACGGACTCGTCACTCATCGTCGAGTTCCCCAGCGTCAACGTCGGCGCCGAGCGCCCAATCTAACTTATCTCTGGAGATGTTTCGGCCGGACAGTTGGAGGACGACCGTCTTCCCGGCGAGTTCGTCGGCTGATTCCAACGCTCCCGCGACACTTGCGGCCCCAGCACCCTCGAGGAGGATATGCTCTCGTTCGACCATGGTTCGGACGGCCCTCCGTATCGCTTCGTCAGAGACGGTCAACATGTCCGTTAGCTTCTCGCCGAGAATCTCGGAGGTCAACGCGAACGGCACGCGCGACTGGAGTCCCTCCGCGAGGGTGTCCGCGCTCGGCTGAGGATCGAGGTGCCCCTCGTTCCACGCTCGGTACATCGCGTCCGCGTTAGACGACTGGACACCGACGACGTCCGCGTCCGCCACGTCACCGACGGTCAGACAGTACCCCGACGCACTACTCCCCCCGCCGATGGGACAGAAGACGGTGTCGATGTCCGGACGGTCGTCGAGAACCTCCAGTCCCGCCGTCCCGACGCCGGCGATGAGAAGTGGTTCGTTGGCCGAGTGGACGTACCGATACCCGTGCTCGCTGGCCTGTTTTTCGGCCCACTCTCGGGCGTCGTCGTAGTCGCGCCCCACCCTGTGAACCTCAGCGCCGAATCGCTCGATCGCCTCGACTTTGTCCTCGTTCGGCTCTCCGGGAACGGCGATCACGACGGGGATATCGAACGTCCGTCCGGCGTAGGCGACGGACTGGCCGTGGTTCCCCGTACTCGCCGCTATCAGCCCACGGTCGTGGAACTCGGGGTCGAGTTGGGAGCACAGATTGAGGCCCCCTCGAACTTTGAAGGCGCCCGTCGGGAGAGTATCGTCCCGCTTCAGATACACGTCTGCGTCCAGTTCACCGGAGAGGTACTGGCTTCGGACGAGCGGAGTCTTCGGGAGGTGGCGGTCGGTGACTCGTCGCGCTCTGAAGACGTCTCCGAGTGTTGGTGGTGTGAGATCGTGATAGGGAAATACTGTCGTTTCGTCAGGTGATTCTATTGGCTCATACGCAGTCATGCTCGGAATTGGTCCATCCGACCCATAACTGTGTTCCTCGTCTCGTGTCCTCTCGTAATCAGTTCGAGTTGGATCGCGCCCTCTTTCGAGTTCGATTGCACCCTCTTTCGAGTTCGACCGTCACTCCCGCCAGCGCGCGTCCGACAGCGTCTGCTGGACCGCCTCCTCGCCGACGGCCGCCGCGAGCGTCTGAAACCCCTGTCGCTCGACGTTGTCCTTCGCGTTCGCGACGAGTCGGGAGACGATGAACTCCGGCGTCGACTTGCCGACGGTGCCGAACCGCGGTTGGTAATCGACGCGGAGTTCCAGGTCGGGCGTCAACCCTTCCGCGAAGATACCGTCGATGCGCGCCGCCACCGGTAGCGGACTCAGGTCGTCGGCGAGGTGCGTGACGTAGACGCCGACGGCGTTTCTGTCGACGGTGAGGCCGACGAGCCCACCGAGCAAATCGGCCGCCCGCCCGGGTTCGGTGATGGCCTCGAACTCGTCGACGAGCATCAGCGTCCGCCCCTCGCCCGACAGCGGCGGGACGATGGATTTGAGCGTCGATTCGAGGACGCCGGCGTTGAAACTCGCGTGCCGCCGGTGGAAGACGACGGTGTCGAAGTCGCCGACCTGCGCGCGAGTCGCCGGCACGGGCAGGCCCATCGCGGCCAGCAGTGCCACCTGACACAGCGTCTCCAACAGCGTCGTCTTCCCGCCGGAGTTCGCGCCCGTCAGGACGGTCACGCGCTCGTCGGCGGGCGGTTGCGGGTCCGCCGAGAGCGTGTGGTGGCCGACGGCGTAGGTGACGGGTTGGACGTCGTCGTCCAAGAAGAGGTGGCGCGCGTCGACGGCGGCGACGCCGAACGGTTGGCCGTCGCGTCCGCCCAGTTCCGGTCGGACGAGGTCGTGTGTGTCGGCAAAGCGGGCCAAAGAGAGCGCGAACGCGCTGTCTTCGACCGCGCTCACGGCGGCGTCGATGTCGTCGCGGGCGGCCTCGATGGTCTCTCTGAGGTCGGCGGCGACGCTGGCCTCGCGCTCGTCGACCCGCTCGCGGAGGTCCGCGGCGAGCGTCCGGAGCGTGGTACTGACGAAATCCGCGGCGTCGACGGGGTCGTCCGCCGCCGCGCCGAGCACGTCCTCGCGCGAGAGTTCGGTCTCGGCGGCGACGTAGTCCGCAACCGCGTGCTCGAAGTCGTCGAGGTTACGCGCGCCCGCCTCCCGCACGGTTTCGAGCAGGTCGAACGCGCCGGATTCGAGGCGCTCGGCGGCTTCCAGCCGCTCGCGGAGGCGGTCGAGTTTCTCGTCCGCGCCTTCGAGCACGTCGTCACCCTCGACGTAGCCGAGCGCGCCCACGGCCTCCGAGAGCGCGTCCTCGTCGGCGTCGGCAAGCGGCGCGAACGGTCCCACATCGAGGCCGATGTCGCGCAAGGCAAGCGCGGTTTCGACGGCGGCGCGTTCCGTTCCGCCCGCCTCGTCGTAGGCGGCGAACGCCGCGAGCACGTCGTCTCGGGCGGCGTCGTCCAGCTCGGCCCACGCCTCGCGGGCGGCCTCGATCTCGTCGAGTCGCGCCTCGCGGGCGGAGCGCTCCGGCAGCGGCGTCAGCACGCGGATTCGGTCCCCTGCGTGGCGCGTCACCGCGTGTTCGCCCGCCAGCGAGAGCAACTCGTCGTAGACGGAGCGGGCGTCTCTCGTCCCGAGCGTCGCCATCCCGGCGTCGCCGTTGGCCCGCCGGAGGATGCGCGTCGCGCGTCCGGCGGGGATTCCTGCTTCGGTCAACGCCCGCACGTCGGCGGATTCGATGGCGTCGACGGCGGCGGCGACGCCGAGCGCTTTTTGCAATCTGTCGCTCGTCTTCGGTCCGACTCCCCAGTACTCCTGCAGTCGCATGGTCGTGGCTGAGGCGGACGCGTCTTAGTGGTTACTCGTTCGCCGCCGCAAAAATCCGACCTCAGTCGAACGCGACGGTCGATTCTCTCGTCGCGTCCGACACCGAGAGCGAGGCGAGAATGTGCGCTAGCGTCGTCACCGCCTCCTCGTGGTCGGCGCGCGACGCCTGCAGCGACATCGGCGTCACGCCGAGTTCGCGGTACGGTTCGAAGTCCGCTCGCGTCGCTGCGCCACGTCGGACGTACTCTTGGCCGAGGAGGACGAGCAGGGAGTGGAACTGGACGAGTTCCTGCTTTTTCATTGCGAGTGTTCTTCGGGCTGAAGCCGGGTAAGCGCCACGGTGGGGCGAATTACGAGCGTAGTCGTCACGGTAATCCGATCGAGATATCCAGAGAGATGTCTGAATAGACATTCGGATATCTCGATGGTTTTGACTTCATCGAATCTATATTCTATTGATAGTTTTACGAAGCGCTGCTGAATAGAGAGGATGCATTCAGCGCACGACGTGTACCATCTCCGCGCGACCAAACTCCCACGGAGTTAGCCCTCGACAGGACAACTAGTTCCCTCGGTAGCTGTCATTTCGGTCGTGCCAGCTCGTTTTTCCCCCTCGGGAGGGTATTTTTCGAGTGATGACTGTGGCTATTTTAGACGAGAACAAAGAAACTGTCCGCCGGTACTACAAAGAGGTCGTGGAAGCCGGCCATACGGAACTGCTCACCGAACTGATCGCCGAGGACGTCGTCAACCACAATCCGTTATCCGACGAGTCGCTCACAGCCGAGGAGGCGCGGGGATTCGAGGGGTTCCGCCGCCACGTTGAGGTATTTCAGGAGGCCTTCCCCGACAGAACGTTCAGTATCGAGGACCTGATCGCCGAGGGAGATAGCGTTTCGGCCCGGCTCAGGTTCGAAGGAACGCACGAAGGACGGTTCGCTGGAATCGAACCCACCGGGAACCGGATATCGGGGTCCTCAATGGCGTTTTACCGCATCGAAGACGGGAAGATCGTCGAACGGTGGTACGAGACTGACAATTTGGAGTTGTTCAAGCAACTGGACGCCATCGAACGACACGCCCAGTAACGTCTCACCTCCTTTCTCCTCTATGAGAGTTATAACCAACCGCTCAGTAAGCCCGATTAGCACGGTCTTGGTCTCGACGGACCGCACTCGGTAAGCGCCCTGTATTCACCACGCCATCTCTGTCACGGGTTGCGGACTTCGACAGAGCCACCGATTCCGACTGCTACGACGGGCCGGGCTATCGGTTCCACCCGCCGCCGAACGACTCGAACCGTTCGAGGTCGTGGCCGTACAGCACGTCCGCGTCGTGGCGACGCTGGAGTTCCTTGAGGAGTTGGAGGCTGTCGAACCAGTCGCGCTCGCTCCACAGCAAGCCCGGACCGAGCGGGACTTCGTCGGTGTAGTTGGCGTCGACGTAACACTCGTCGCCCGCGATGAGTACTGTTTCGTCGGGGAGGTCTATCTTCGCGCCCATCACGCCGGGCGTGTGGCCGGGGAGGTGGAGCAGTTCGAAACCCTCGAACAAGGTGGTGCGGTGGCGGTGAACGATCTCCCAGTTGAGGTCGTAGTCGAAGTCCGAGGCGAGATAGGCGATAGAGCCCTCCGTCGTCTTCGCGCTGTAGTAGGCGAACTTCAGTTCCTCCTCGTGGACGTATACCGGAACGTCGGTACCCGCGAAGTTGTACAGGCCGCCCGCGTGGTCGAGGTGGAGGTGGCTCATCACGACGGCGTCGATGTCCGAGAGCGCGTAGCCGGCGGCGTCGAGGTCGGATTCGAGATCGTGCTCTGCGGCGTCGTGGTGTTCGAACGCCCCGTACAGCGGCGCGGGCCAGTAGCCGTCGCCAGCCTCGGGGTGCGACCCGGTGTCCCACAGCACCGTCGCCTCGGGGTGGTCGACGACGGCGTTCCAGACGACGAACTCGGTCATCTCGTGGTCGGGGTTCGGGTTGTCGGCGCGTCCCATCGCGTAGCCGTCGACGACGTAGTTCGTGTCCGCGCGGACGCGCCCCCGGTCGAGCAGGTGGATGCTGGCGTCAACCATAGGGAGAGTAGGGTCGGCCCGGCGATAACTGTTCAGCACGCCGAGAGATGTAACGGCCAAACCCTTGCGCGTCGAATACGGAGATATGGACGACCCGACCGTCGCGGAGGAGTGGCCCGATCAACCGCTGACCGGCGAGGAGACCCGAGAACTGCTGGACGACGAGGTGACCGTCGTCCACGTGATGGACCACGACCCGGCGACGCGCGGCGTGATTCTCGGCGACGACGACCCC from Haloprofundus halobius includes:
- a CDS encoding DNA mismatch repair protein — encoded protein: MRLQEYWGVGPKTSDRLQKALGVAAAVDAIESADVRALTEAGIPAGRATRILRRANGDAGMATLGTRDARSVYDELLSLAGEHAVTRHAGDRIRVLTPLPERSAREARLDEIEAAREAWAELDDAARDDVLAAFAAYDEAGGTERAAVETALALRDIGLDVGPFAPLADADEDALSEAVGALGYVEGDDVLEGADEKLDRLRERLEAAERLESGAFDLLETVREAGARNLDDFEHAVADYVAAETELSREDVLGAAADDPVDAADFVSTTLRTLAADLRERVDEREASVAADLRETIEAARDDIDAAVSAVEDSAFALSLARFADTHDLVRPELGGRDGQPFGVAAVDARHLFLDDDVQPVTYAVGHHTLSADPQPPADERVTVLTGANSGGKTTLLETLCQVALLAAMGLPVPATRAQVGDFDTVVFHRRHASFNAGVLESTLKSIVPPLSGEGRTLMLVDEFEAITEPGRAADLLGGLVGLTVDRNAVGVYVTHLADDLSPLPVAARIDGIFAEGLTPDLELRVDYQPRFGTVGKSTPEFIVSRLVANAKDNVERQGFQTLAAAVGEEAVQQTLSDARWRE
- a CDS encoding UPF0058 family protein; translation: MKKQELVQFHSLLVLLGQEYVRRGAATRADFEPYRELGVTPMSLQASRADHEEAVTTLAHILASLSVSDATRESTVAFD
- a CDS encoding ester cyclase, which translates into the protein MAILDENKETVRRYYKEVVEAGHTELLTELIAEDVVNHNPLSDESLTAEEARGFEGFRRHVEVFQEAFPDRTFSIEDLIAEGDSVSARLRFEGTHEGRFAGIEPTGNRISGSSMAFYRIEDGKIVERWYETDNLELFKQLDAIERHAQ
- a CDS encoding N-acyl homoserine lactonase family protein; its protein translation is MVDASIHLLDRGRVRADTNYVVDGYAMGRADNPNPDHEMTEFVVWNAVVDHPEATVLWDTGSHPEAGDGYWPAPLYGAFEHHDAAEHDLESDLDAAGYALSDIDAVVMSHLHLDHAGGLYNFAGTDVPVYVHEEELKFAYYSAKTTEGSIAYLASDFDYDLNWEIVHRHRTTLFEGFELLHLPGHTPGVMGAKIDLPDETVLIAGDECYVDANYTDEVPLGPGLLWSERDWFDSLQLLKELQRRHDADVLYGHDLERFESFGGGWNR